The nucleotide sequence CCCTGGAATGTATTCCCAACGCATTACCAAGTTTGACCTAAATTGAACAAAAGAGAAGTCTGGGTCACCAAACGAATAATCAGTGGTCGCATCAATATTTTCGTCTACTTCATAAACGCCATTATTGTAGATTATTTGGTTGCTGTCATAAGCATCAAAACGGTCATATAAATTATCAGCCGTTGGATTGGTAACATATTTAAAATTAGAATACCTCGCTCTAGAAATAAATGGTTGTCCGTAATATTGAATTGTTAAATTAGGATTTATGGTATAATTTAATCTAATGGATGCACTTAACGTTTTATTATCAATAGTTCCAAGCACATAACGTGTGGTACCATTATAATCGGTTTGCGTGACATATTGCGTTTTACTTGGTCTGTTACTATAATTAGGGTTAAAAGAAACAGTTAATGCATTGGTTGGCTGATAGGTAAAATCTACCTCGGTTGAAAACATTGAAAAGTTATTTTGTTTTGCTCCTGAATAGGCAAACCCAAAACTGGTCCTAAATTTTTTACTTTCATCGGTTCCAAAAAATACTGACACATGATCTTCTTGCGAATATCTCCAACGAGGTCCACCTCGTAATGCTGTGTTGATATAAATTCGAGGTTTATGTACAGCGTTAATATTAATGGAATTATTATTCTTAAACGTAAGGTTTCCTCCTAAAGAATATTGAATTCTATTAAAATTCCCTTCAAAATCATACGTAGTATATTGTTGAAAGCGTGCATTAATCCTTCTAAAGGTTTCTGTTGGCTTTAAAGTTCTATAGCTCAAATTAAAATACTGTCGTATTTCATCGGCTTGTCTTAAAAAACCAATATCATTTAGCTCTAATTCTGGTGAACGCCAAATAACACCTCCATTATATTGCCAATGTCCTCCTCCAACTTTTCCAGCAGATAAACGCCCTCCTGTTCCTGTTAATGACGTTTTATTTGGATCAACACTCACATGACTAGCGTCAACTCTATTAAATAAATGCGTTAATGACGTTTGTGTTTCTATAATCGCTTCTTTGCTTCCTTTAACATGACTTGAAACTATATTCCCTTCAACAAAATACTTTCTTCCTTGCCATTGGTGTTTAAAATCAAAGCCTCCTGTATATGCTTCTTTTCGTAAATAGCTTAAATGGTCTTCTAAATTTCTATTTGTTGCCGTAAAAATACCCCCAACGTAACTATTTCTATCGTTAAAATCTTTTTGCAAACGACCAACAAAGTAATTGGTTAAAGGTTCAACAAGTTCCTTGCTTTTATTCCCATTAAAATTTATTTCAGCATATTGATTTGAAGTAACACTCTCCAAAACTCCTATTGACCAACCATTTTTTGTCTTTCCAGAAAATTTTGCTGCTCCTAAAATAGTGGTATTGTCAGGTTGGTCTACATAAGCCCCCGATGGTGCATTTGGATAACCTTGAGGATTTCGACCTATGCGTCTTGAGAAAAATAAATTATCTTGGTTATTGCCAAAATTATAGTCGAAAATGTTTTTATTCTGTACAAAAAATGGACGTTGTTCCTCAAAGAAAATTTCAAAACCATCTAATGTGATGGCAGCAGGATCTGCTTCTACCTGCCCAAAATCTGGGTTTACGGTTAAATCTAATGTTAGGTCGTTAGTAATACCGATTTTTGCATCAAGCCCAGCATTAACATTAAAGTCGCTACCATCTCGATACGGATTCCCAACTTCTTCTGGATAAGTATCTAACTTTGTTACTGTAAAAGGTTGAATTTCTAATTGTTTTTGAGGTCTCAACCCTTTTAAACCATGTAGTTCTCCAAATTCACTAATCCAACCAGGAGCTGTAACTGGTTTTCGTTGCCATAAAGAGCGTTCTTGTTTTCTAAAAAAGAAACGCTGAATTTGAATCCCCCAAACTTGTTCATCATCGCTACTAAATCGTAATTGACTTAATGGTATTCTCATTTCTGTACTCCAACCTTCTTCATCTATTTGGCTTTTATTTGTCCATATTGGACTCCAACTACCATCCCAATTACCACCATTTAAACTTGCAAATTCATCGCCTTTAACTCCAGTTGCAGAAGATGTAAATGAAAAGCAAGTCCTTAAATCACGATCACTATCAATATTTATTTCTACCCAATCTCCTGCAAAACTATCGCGTCTTCCAAGTCGTTTAGCAATACTATCTACTGCTGTGTCGTAAGCTCTTATACCTACATATAAATATTTGTCGTCATAAAGAATTCTAAATTTTGTTTTCTGGCTAGGAGGTGTGTTTTCATCTGGCGAAAGCTCAGTGAAATTTTCAGCCCATTCTACCATTTCCCATGCTGTATCATCTAATTTTCCATCTATTACAGGAGGTAAAACACCTCCAATATTAGTTGTTGTATATATTCTCTTAGATAATTGAGGAGATGATTCTTGTGCTTGAATAAGACTATAGAAACACAATAAAAAACATAGGATTAATTTAATTGGAAGCTTCATGTGATTTTTGATTGATTTATAATAAACATGATAAACTATAATTAGTTTTTAAGATACATCAATCATGTTAAAAAGATGTTATAATAGACTTAAAACTAAAATAGTTGCTTCAAATAAGTGGGTTCTTTCAGAAAAGTTTAACTTTTTAAACACCAAAAACATATCAAACTTAAGGCTTAAAATATTCATTAAAAATAAACGTGTTATAGAGTTTGTTAATCAAATATATAATTGTAAATTTGCAAACTCTTTTTGAGAGAGGAATGTTTAATTTAGAAAAATAATTTAGTGTGGATACATTAAGCTACAAAACGATTTCAGCAAACAAAGCTACTGTTAATAAAGAGTGGGTTTTAGTTGATGCTGAAGGTCAAACATTAGGTCGTTTAGCTTCTAAAGTAGCAATACTTTTAAGAGGTAAACACAAGCCTAACTTTACACCACACGTTGATTGCGGAGATAACGTTATAGTTATTAATTCCGAAAAAATCAACTTAACAGGTAACAAGTGGAATGACAAAACGTACATTCGTCACACAGGTTATCCAGGTGGACAAAGATCGCTTACTGCTAATGAAATGTTTGGAAAAGATCCAGCAAGATTAGTAGAAAAGTCAGTAAAAGGAATGCTCCCTAAAAACAAATTAGGTGCGGCTTTATTCCGTAATTTAAATGTTGTTGTTGGTGCAGAGCATGCTCATGCTGCTCAAAAACCAAAAGCAATTAACTTAAACGAAGTTAACTAATGGAAGTAATTCACAAAATTGGTCGTAGAAAAACGGCTGTTGCACGTGTGTATGTTTCAGAAGGAAAAGGAAACATCACAGTCAACAAAAAAGATGTTAACACATACTTCCCAACTGCTACATTACAGTACAAAGTAAACCAACCGTTAGCATTGACTAACAACGAAGGTAACTTTGATGTAAAAGTAAATGTATTTGGTGGTGGTGTTACAGGTCAGGCAGAAGCTGTTCGTTTAGCATTATCTCGCGCAATGTGTGAGCTTAATGAAGAAAACAGAGGTATCTTAAAACCTGAAGGATTATTAACAAGAGACCCTAGAATGGTTGAGCGTAAAAAATTCGGACAGAAGAAAGCTCGTAAGAAATTCCAGTTCTCTAAACGTTAATATTAAAAGAAATTTAAACCAGTTATTGTTGTCCATGACAGTAATGTCAGGATTTAGTTTAGCATCTAAATGATTAAGGCGATTTAAAATAAAGACCACTTAATCATTGCTAATTCAACAGAACGTAAACTATTACAAAATGGCAAAAGTAGAAGTAAAAGACTTACTAGATGGTGG is from Pontimicrobium sp. SW4 and encodes:
- the rpsI gene encoding 30S ribosomal protein S9, which encodes MEVIHKIGRRKTAVARVYVSEGKGNITVNKKDVNTYFPTATLQYKVNQPLALTNNEGNFDVKVNVFGGGVTGQAEAVRLALSRAMCELNEENRGILKPEGLLTRDPRMVERKKFGQKKARKKFQFSKR
- a CDS encoding DUF5916 domain-containing protein — protein: MKLPIKLILCFLLCFYSLIQAQESSPQLSKRIYTTTNIGGVLPPVIDGKLDDTAWEMVEWAENFTELSPDENTPPSQKTKFRILYDDKYLYVGIRAYDTAVDSIAKRLGRRDSFAGDWVEINIDSDRDLRTCFSFTSSATGVKGDEFASLNGGNWDGSWSPIWTNKSQIDEEGWSTEMRIPLSQLRFSSDDEQVWGIQIQRFFFRKQERSLWQRKPVTAPGWISEFGELHGLKGLRPQKQLEIQPFTVTKLDTYPEEVGNPYRDGSDFNVNAGLDAKIGITNDLTLDLTVNPDFGQVEADPAAITLDGFEIFFEEQRPFFVQNKNIFDYNFGNNQDNLFFSRRIGRNPQGYPNAPSGAYVDQPDNTTILGAAKFSGKTKNGWSIGVLESVTSNQYAEINFNGNKSKELVEPLTNYFVGRLQKDFNDRNSYVGGIFTATNRNLEDHLSYLRKEAYTGGFDFKHQWQGRKYFVEGNIVSSHVKGSKEAIIETQTSLTHLFNRVDASHVSVDPNKTSLTGTGGRLSAGKVGGGHWQYNGGVIWRSPELELNDIGFLRQADEIRQYFNLSYRTLKPTETFRRINARFQQYTTYDFEGNFNRIQYSLGGNLTFKNNNSININAVHKPRIYINTALRGGPRWRYSQEDHVSVFFGTDESKKFRTSFGFAYSGAKQNNFSMFSTEVDFTYQPTNALTVSFNPNYSNRPSKTQYVTQTDYNGTTRYVLGTIDNKTLSASIRLNYTINPNLTIQYYGQPFISRARYSNFKYVTNPTADNLYDRFDAYDSNQIIYNNGVYEVDENIDATTDYSFGDPDFSFVQFRSNLVMRWEYIPGSELYFVWSQGITGLVDPSDGLTDGLEQGILNQKPHNTFLIKATYRFVL
- the rplM gene encoding 50S ribosomal protein L13, whose protein sequence is MDTLSYKTISANKATVNKEWVLVDAEGQTLGRLASKVAILLRGKHKPNFTPHVDCGDNVIVINSEKINLTGNKWNDKTYIRHTGYPGGQRSLTANEMFGKDPARLVEKSVKGMLPKNKLGAALFRNLNVVVGAEHAHAAQKPKAINLNEVN